One Trichomycterus rosablanca isolate fTriRos1 chromosome 10, fTriRos1.hap1, whole genome shotgun sequence DNA window includes the following coding sequences:
- the LOC134322024 gene encoding protein SON-like: MAPPDGAPVSSMAPPDGAPVSSMTPPDGTPVPVLEYPVGASVPVLAPPDGAPVPVLESPDGISVPVLEFLDGTPVPVLEFPDGAPVPVLESLDGAPVPELAACVPPFLPRLPEDILNDFEFAPQGPGPPCVFSVL, translated from the coding sequence atggcgccccctgacggcgctcctgtttcctcgatggcgccccctgacggcgctcctgtttcctcgatgaCGCCCcctgacggcactcctgttcctgtgttggAGTACCCCgtcggcgcttctgttcctgtgttggcgccccccgacggcgctcctgttcctgtgttggAGTCCCCCGATGGCatttctgttcctgtgttggagTTCCtcgatggcactcctgttcctgtgttggagttccccgatggcgctcctgttcctgtgttggAGTCCCTCGATggtgctcctgttcctgagttggcagCCTGCGTCCCACCATTTTTACCACGCCTGCCTGAGGACATTTTAAATGACTTTGAATTTGCCCCTCAGGGACCAGGACCTCCttgtgtgttttctgttttgtaa